One window from the genome of Haloprofundus halobius encodes:
- a CDS encoding DUF2150 family protein — protein MVDPEETFYTEERWQNWLTRVEEEELDPENEDSARLLLNLQDDAAIAVAKIVSAYEDDALDEERALDELAKIRDIVLSEPSLEDEEKLMLIDGVQTSLVCVFYAAEEYVNSGTVGDAPVDEYVHAAADAEAEDDLDAALGYLVQAGTHIIDGAELDMSVAEQLEYGLVSEWVNGLDSLQSAMSDPEVVEDDE, from the coding sequence ATGGTTGACCCCGAGGAAACGTTCTACACGGAGGAACGGTGGCAAAACTGGCTGACCCGCGTCGAAGAAGAGGAGTTAGACCCCGAGAACGAGGACTCCGCTCGACTGCTGTTGAACCTGCAGGACGACGCGGCCATCGCCGTCGCTAAAATCGTCTCCGCGTACGAGGACGACGCGCTCGACGAGGAACGAGCGCTCGACGAACTCGCGAAGATTCGTGATATCGTCCTCTCGGAACCGTCGCTCGAAGACGAGGAGAAACTGATGCTCATCGACGGCGTCCAGACGAGTCTCGTTTGCGTCTTCTACGCCGCCGAGGAGTACGTCAACAGCGGCACCGTCGGCGATGCACCCGTCGACGAGTACGTCCACGCCGCCGCCGACGCCGAGGCGGAGGACGACCTCGACGCCGCACTCGGGTATCTCGTCCAGGCGGGCACGCACATCATCGACGGCGCGGAGCTCGACATGTCGGTCGCCGAGCAACTGGAGTACGGTCTCGTTTCCGAGTGGGTCAACGGTCTCGACAGCCTCCAGAGCGCGATGAGCGACCCCGAAGTCGTCGAAGACGACGAGTAA
- a CDS encoding metal-dependent hydrolase family protein, translating to MILRDVLLFDRGESREGSIRVDADAGEILAVGDAEAATDADEPVVSLPGRTVLPGLVDAHVHFSLSGEVSVEDVVGMSDAELALVEARNARKTLESGVTGVRAMGARDVDPTLKRAVDSGDVPGPRMVANCRSITITGGHGHHLGREIDGPDDARKAVREQIKQGAEFIKFMTTGGVTTPGSDPDAVAMTDEELHAIVDEAHRRGVHGATHAHGGEGVKAAVAAGVDTVEHGTFLDDEAIEMLVDEDVTLVPTLSAPYHIIRNTEMATEESARKTRDVYERHIDSFRRAVEAGVEIAGGTDAGTPFNAHGSNATEISFMAEYGMTETEAIRAMTETAADAIGLEGSGTLEPGTFADLLVVDGDPTEDVTRLNNPEAVLKGGTVVAGSLPDAE from the coding sequence ATGATTCTTCGAGACGTGCTGCTGTTCGACCGAGGAGAGTCCCGTGAGGGGTCGATCCGCGTCGACGCCGACGCGGGGGAGATACTCGCCGTCGGCGACGCGGAGGCCGCGACCGACGCCGACGAACCGGTCGTCTCTCTGCCCGGTCGGACGGTGCTGCCGGGTCTCGTTGACGCGCACGTCCACTTCTCGCTCTCCGGCGAGGTGAGCGTCGAGGACGTGGTCGGCATGAGCGACGCGGAACTCGCGTTGGTCGAGGCGCGAAACGCCCGAAAGACGCTCGAATCGGGCGTGACGGGCGTCCGCGCGATGGGCGCGCGCGACGTGGACCCCACCCTGAAGCGCGCCGTCGACAGCGGCGACGTGCCGGGACCGCGGATGGTCGCCAACTGCCGCTCCATCACCATCACCGGCGGGCACGGCCACCACCTCGGACGGGAGATCGACGGCCCGGACGACGCCCGCAAGGCGGTCCGCGAGCAGATCAAGCAGGGCGCTGAGTTCATCAAGTTCATGACCACCGGCGGGGTGACGACGCCCGGCAGCGACCCCGACGCGGTGGCGATGACCGACGAGGAACTGCACGCCATCGTCGACGAGGCACACCGCCGCGGCGTCCACGGGGCGACGCACGCCCACGGTGGCGAGGGTGTCAAAGCCGCCGTCGCAGCGGGCGTCGACACGGTCGAACACGGGACGTTTCTCGACGACGAGGCCATCGAGATGCTCGTCGACGAGGACGTGACGCTCGTCCCGACGCTCTCCGCACCGTACCACATCATCCGCAACACCGAGATGGCGACCGAGGAGAGCGCCAGAAAGACGCGCGACGTGTACGAGCGCCACATCGACTCGTTCCGTCGGGCCGTCGAAGCGGGCGTCGAAATCGCCGGCGGCACCGACGCGGGCACGCCGTTCAACGCTCACGGCTCGAACGCGACCGAAATCTCGTTCATGGCCGAGTACGGCATGACCGAGACCGAGGCGATTCGGGCGATGACCGAAACGGCCGCCGACGCGATCGGGTTGGAGGGGTCGGGGACGCTCGAACCCGGCACGTTCGCCGACCTGCTCGTCGTCGACGGCGACCCCACCGAGGACGTGACGCGTCTGAACAACCCCGAGGCGGTGCTGAAGGGCGGCACGGTCGTCGCCGGGTCGTTGCCGGACGCGGAGTGA
- a CDS encoding TatD family hydrolase yields MDELDIPVLDNHLHLDPRHGRGVEAVEEFARLGGTHLLVVNKPSWHLGVEAETGEDFRAVFEETLGAVASATEVLDGRAWPVLGVHPGLVSRLTDERGFAPEDARDLMCAGLDVAAEFVAEGRALALKSGRPHYDVSDSVWTASNDVLKHALALGAEHDCAVQLHTESSEDLTDIAEWAEERGLPAENVVKHYAAGRLRGPTPSVMSEKDRLRVAVETGEPFLMETDFVDDPDRPGAVLGPKTVPRRVRWLLGEGYGDAMRNAHVETPKRVYGIDTEATLDR; encoded by the coding sequence ATGGACGAACTCGACATCCCCGTCTTGGACAACCACCTCCACCTCGACCCGCGACACGGCCGGGGCGTCGAGGCCGTCGAGGAGTTCGCGCGCCTCGGCGGCACGCACCTGCTCGTCGTCAACAAGCCCTCGTGGCACCTCGGCGTGGAGGCCGAGACGGGCGAGGACTTTCGCGCCGTCTTCGAGGAGACGCTCGGCGCGGTCGCCTCGGCGACCGAGGTGCTCGACGGGCGTGCGTGGCCGGTTCTCGGTGTCCACCCCGGCCTCGTCTCCCGTCTGACCGACGAGCGCGGCTTCGCGCCCGAGGACGCGCGCGACCTGATGTGTGCCGGCCTCGACGTCGCCGCCGAGTTCGTCGCCGAGGGGCGTGCGCTGGCGCTGAAATCGGGACGCCCGCACTACGACGTGTCGGACTCGGTCTGGACCGCCTCGAACGACGTGTTGAAGCACGCGCTCGCGCTCGGCGCGGAGCACGACTGCGCGGTCCAACTGCACACCGAATCGAGTGAGGACCTCACCGACATCGCCGAATGGGCCGAGGAACGCGGCCTCCCGGCGGAGAACGTCGTCAAACACTACGCGGCCGGGAGACTCCGCGGCCCGACGCCGAGCGTGATGAGCGAGAAGGACCGTCTGCGCGTCGCCGTCGAGACCGGCGAACCGTTCCTGATGGAGACGGACTTCGTCGACGACCCCGACCGGCCGGGTGCGGTGCTGGGACCGAAGACGGTGCCGCGTCGCGTCCGCTGGCTGCTGGGGGAGGGATACGGGGACGCGATGCGGAACGCGCACGTCGAGACGCCGAAGCGTGTCTACGGTATCGACACCGAGGCGACGCTCGACAGATGA
- a CDS encoding GNAT family N-acetyltransferase: MDVRPYAHGEDSEYDDLWELKRAFELGLGDGTGGDDKRETYEAKLTDEYRESYRAWVDRCVDEDGRTIHVAENGEGRLVGYAFVLPASLSMIWDAAVLNEIYVAPDHRGTGVADELLDAALDAARAQELPLDRMVLDVDGENERARAFYERFGFTHWGEMVAREL, translated from the coding sequence ATGGACGTTCGGCCCTACGCACACGGCGAGGACAGCGAGTACGACGACCTCTGGGAACTGAAACGCGCGTTCGAACTCGGACTGGGCGACGGCACCGGCGGCGACGACAAGCGCGAGACGTACGAGGCGAAACTCACCGACGAGTACCGCGAGTCGTATCGAGCGTGGGTCGACCGCTGTGTCGACGAGGACGGGCGGACGATCCACGTCGCCGAGAACGGCGAGGGCCGACTCGTCGGCTACGCGTTCGTCCTCCCGGCGTCGCTGTCGATGATCTGGGACGCGGCCGTGCTCAACGAGATCTACGTTGCCCCCGACCACCGCGGAACGGGCGTCGCCGACGAGTTACTCGACGCCGCGCTCGACGCGGCGCGGGCGCAAGAGCTCCCGCTCGACCGGATGGTGCTCGACGTCGACGGGGAGAACGAGCGCGCACGGGCGTTCTACGAGCGGTTCGGCTTCACTCATTGGGGCGAGATGGTCGCCCGCGAACTCTGA
- a CDS encoding GNAT family N-acetyltransferase — MSSGLFPTVIETERLRLEPRTPEYVDVHELYRICSPSPEMDEVTRHLPWSPHDTPKETSEFLRRGRQHRENHETVDYVIRPRENEDGAGEIAGFGGLNLQWDRRSAGLGLWLGKRFWGRGYSAERAAALLELAFDHLDLELVRVCHDPENENSRRAIKKYVDRFGGQRDGTFRNAAATVDGEVVDRTHYTVTQRQWREAGGDTEPTVRMRWDDD; from the coding sequence ATGAGTAGCGGCCTCTTCCCGACGGTTATCGAGACGGAGCGTCTCCGACTCGAACCTCGAACGCCGGAGTACGTCGACGTCCACGAACTGTACCGCATCTGCTCGCCGTCGCCGGAGATGGACGAAGTCACTCGGCACCTCCCGTGGTCGCCGCACGATACTCCCAAAGAGACGTCCGAGTTCCTGCGTCGGGGGCGGCAGCACCGTGAGAACCACGAGACGGTCGACTACGTCATCAGACCACGAGAGAACGAGGACGGCGCAGGCGAAATCGCCGGATTCGGCGGGTTGAACCTCCAGTGGGACCGCCGCAGCGCCGGACTCGGTCTCTGGCTCGGAAAACGGTTCTGGGGCCGCGGCTACTCCGCCGAGCGCGCGGCGGCGCTGCTCGAACTCGCGTTCGACCATCTGGACCTCGAACTCGTCCGCGTGTGCCACGACCCCGAGAACGAGAACTCCCGACGGGCCATCAAGAAGTACGTCGACCGCTTCGGCGGCCAGCGCGACGGCACGTTCCGCAACGCGGCGGCGACGGTTGATGGTGAGGTCGTCGACCGGACGCACTACACGGTAACGCAGAGACAGTGGCGCGAGGCCGGTGGCGATACCGAGCCGACGGTCCGAATGCGGTGGGACGACGACTGA
- a CDS encoding CaiB/BaiF CoA transferase family protein — translation MTGEARQSDTDTGPLDGVTVLDASRVLVGPFCTMQLGDLGADVIKIERPGSGDQTRGWHPPTYGDSEESAYYLSVNRNKRSLTLDLACEEGRDVFRSLASEADVVVSNFRVGKMAEFGLDYQTLKAENPGLVYCALSGYGEWGPDRDRPAYDLIMQAEGGLMSITGEEDGAPVRVGVAIADIGAGMYATQAILAALFERELGDGTGQKVDVSLLDGQVAWMSYMATNYFATDVPPGRMGSKHPTIAPYQAFPTADGYVVVAVPSPTLWPKFCAAIGHEELVDDERFADNAARVEHRDELDAILEAEFETHTTEELLALFAEFGVPASDVKDMEDVFENPQVRARGMRQSVSHPTAGEVVMPGSPMHLSKTPTSVRQHPPLLGEHTAEILREFGYTDDDIAQFGEDGVV, via the coding sequence ATGACCGGTGAAGCCCGACAGTCCGACACCGACACCGGTCCCCTCGACGGCGTGACGGTCCTCGACGCCTCCCGCGTGCTCGTCGGCCCGTTCTGTACGATGCAGTTGGGCGACCTCGGCGCGGACGTCATCAAGATAGAGCGTCCCGGTAGCGGCGACCAGACGCGCGGGTGGCACCCGCCGACGTACGGTGACTCCGAGGAGAGCGCCTACTACCTGAGCGTCAACCGCAACAAGCGCTCGCTGACGCTCGACCTCGCGTGCGAGGAGGGGCGCGACGTGTTTCGAAGCCTCGCGAGCGAGGCGGACGTCGTCGTCTCGAACTTCCGCGTCGGCAAGATGGCGGAGTTCGGTCTCGACTACCAGACGCTGAAAGCGGAGAACCCCGGCCTCGTTTACTGCGCACTCTCGGGCTACGGCGAGTGGGGTCCAGATCGGGACCGACCGGCGTACGACCTCATCATGCAGGCCGAGGGCGGCCTCATGAGCATCACCGGCGAGGAGGACGGCGCGCCGGTGCGCGTCGGTGTCGCCATCGCCGACATCGGCGCGGGGATGTACGCGACGCAGGCGATTCTCGCCGCGCTGTTCGAGCGCGAACTCGGCGACGGCACCGGCCAGAAGGTGGACGTCTCGCTGCTCGACGGACAGGTGGCGTGGATGAGCTACATGGCCACCAACTACTTCGCGACGGACGTTCCGCCGGGACGGATGGGGAGCAAACACCCGACTATCGCCCCGTATCAGGCGTTTCCGACCGCGGACGGCTACGTCGTCGTCGCGGTTCCCTCCCCCACCCTCTGGCCGAAGTTCTGCGCGGCCATCGGCCACGAGGAACTCGTCGACGACGAACGCTTCGCCGACAACGCCGCGCGGGTCGAACACCGCGACGAACTCGACGCGATACTGGAAGCCGAGTTCGAGACGCACACCACCGAGGAACTGCTCGCGCTGTTCGCCGAGTTCGGCGTCCCCGCCAGCGACGTGAAGGATATGGAGGACGTCTTCGAGAACCCGCAGGTCCGCGCGCGAGGGATGCGACAGTCGGTGTCGCACCCGACCGCCGGCGAGGTGGTGATGCCGGGCAGTCCGATGCATCTCTCGAAGACGCCGACGTCCGTCCGTCAGCACCCGCCGCTGCTCGGCGAGCACACCGCCGAGATTCTCCGCGAGTTCGGTTACACCGACGACGACATCGCGCAGTTCGGAGAAGACGGCGTCGTCTGA
- the hmgB gene encoding hydroxymethylglutaryl-CoA synthase has product MTAVGIDAVEMWTGKLVLDLPGTFAPVKGEEPEKYTKGIGLEASSFPDVYEDIVTMGANAAKRLMERRGLTPDDIGRIDVATESSFDNSKPVSTYIAGCLEQLYDEDFHHANKGERKFACIAGTQSLDDAYNWIKAGRNRGRSALVVATDTALYERGDPGEATQGAGAVAMLISEDPDLVELSTEQGYGSADETDFLKPNQQFPSVDGKRSVQVYLARMREALEDYESVAGDTHPDHFEYIPFHTPFPGMVRKAALLGYRHMTRGTDVEAAMADEIGRQPREADFGSWDEYEAAIRDYMDALKKTDNYLDWYARAIEPTLAISEQVGNWYTGSVHIARISALKNAAEAGRSLAGDRLLVGSYGSGAQAEIHAETVRDGWLDEIRALDVDDQLERRYELDYDEYEQVHDAHNHQKETEIEEFTPPADEFVFTGWGRMNERKYEYVA; this is encoded by the coding sequence ATGACCGCAGTCGGCATCGACGCCGTCGAAATGTGGACGGGAAAGCTCGTTCTCGACCTCCCCGGCACGTTCGCTCCGGTGAAGGGCGAAGAGCCCGAGAAGTACACGAAGGGAATCGGTCTCGAAGCCTCCTCGTTCCCCGACGTGTACGAGGACATCGTCACGATGGGCGCGAACGCGGCCAAGCGACTGATGGAGCGCCGCGGCCTGACGCCGGACGACATCGGCCGCATCGACGTGGCCACCGAGAGCTCCTTCGACAACTCCAAGCCAGTCTCGACGTACATCGCCGGCTGTCTCGAACAGCTGTACGACGAGGATTTCCACCACGCGAACAAGGGCGAGCGGAAGTTCGCCTGCATCGCCGGAACGCAGAGTCTCGACGACGCCTACAACTGGATCAAAGCCGGTCGCAACCGCGGTCGGTCGGCGCTGGTCGTCGCCACCGACACCGCCCTGTACGAGCGCGGCGACCCCGGCGAGGCGACGCAGGGCGCGGGCGCGGTGGCGATGCTCATCTCCGAGGACCCAGATCTCGTCGAGCTCTCGACCGAACAGGGCTACGGCTCCGCCGACGAGACCGACTTCCTCAAGCCGAACCAGCAGTTCCCGAGCGTCGACGGCAAGCGCTCGGTGCAGGTGTACCTCGCACGCATGCGCGAGGCGCTCGAAGATTACGAGAGCGTCGCGGGCGACACCCACCCCGACCATTTTGAGTACATTCCGTTCCACACGCCGTTCCCCGGGATGGTCCGAAAGGCGGCCCTCCTGGGGTATCGCCACATGACCCGGGGCACCGACGTCGAGGCCGCGATGGCCGACGAGATCGGCCGCCAACCACGCGAGGCCGACTTCGGGTCGTGGGATGAGTACGAGGCGGCCATCCGCGACTACATGGACGCGCTGAAGAAGACCGACAACTACCTCGACTGGTACGCCCGCGCCATCGAACCGACGCTCGCCATCTCCGAACAGGTCGGCAACTGGTACACCGGCTCGGTCCACATCGCCCGCATCAGCGCGCTGAAGAACGCCGCCGAGGCGGGACGGTCGCTCGCGGGTGACCGGCTGCTCGTCGGCTCGTACGGCTCCGGCGCGCAGGCGGAGATTCACGCCGAGACGGTTCGCGACGGGTGGCTCGACGAGATACGCGCGCTCGACGTCGACGACCAACTCGAACGCCGCTACGAACTCGACTACGACGAGTACGAGCAAGTTCACGACGCGCACAACCATCAGAAGGAGACGGAGATCGAGGAGTTCACTCCCCCGGCCGACGAGTTCGTCTTCACCGGGTGGGGCCGCATGAACGAGCGCAAGTACGAGTACGTCGCGTAG
- a CDS encoding helix-turn-helix domain-containing protein: MTETPRDDLARRIAGEVTLSDEPGATLRKWRTDFDVSQTELAAQLDVSSSVISDYESGRRESPGIGVIRRMVDSLLDIDEQRGGGRIRQYARVLSAGFESDIVHDLREYSTSIPLDRLYEAMEATELVRGDEDTVSGHTVIDSIQAITRLSSDEFYRLYGQSTNRALVFTGVTRGESPLVAMRVVNPTPNAVVLHGVEEDDLWEHAPALARIDGFSLAISNRDLDEMLDEMRELP; encoded by the coding sequence ATGACCGAGACGCCCAGAGACGACCTCGCTCGACGCATCGCCGGTGAGGTGACGCTCAGCGACGAACCGGGCGCGACGCTCCGGAAGTGGCGAACCGACTTCGACGTCTCCCAGACCGAACTGGCCGCGCAGTTGGACGTCTCCTCGTCGGTCATCTCCGACTACGAGAGCGGCCGCCGCGAGAGTCCGGGCATCGGCGTCATCCGGCGGATGGTCGACTCGCTGCTCGACATCGACGAACAGCGCGGCGGCGGCCGGATTCGCCAGTACGCCCGCGTGCTCTCGGCGGGCTTCGAGAGCGACATCGTCCACGACCTCCGCGAGTACTCCACGTCGATCCCGCTCGACCGCCTCTACGAGGCGATGGAGGCGACCGAACTCGTCCGCGGCGACGAGGACACCGTCAGCGGCCACACCGTCATCGACAGCATCCAAGCCATCACGCGCCTCTCCTCCGACGAGTTCTACCGCCTCTACGGGCAGAGCACGAACCGCGCGCTCGTGTTTACGGGCGTCACCCGCGGCGAGTCGCCGCTGGTCGCGATGCGCGTCGTCAACCCGACGCCGAACGCCGTCGTGCTCCACGGCGTCGAGGAGGACGACCTCTGGGAGCACGCCCCGGCACTCGCGCGCATCGACGGCTTCTCGCTGGCCATCTCGAACCGCGACCTCGACGAGATGCTCGACGAGATGCGCGAGTTGCCGTAA
- a CDS encoding transporter has translation MTETNSGRFGVLTAVAGVLAGTVAYAFGYALTYVLTSSEIQNSSAQQLLEVFSGESATWKAVGWVFYNAHFVDAQIPSLFGASRAINFVAEVEAFPSLLYVLPPVLLLLAGVVVARIGGVSDAADGAKVGASVLAGYFALSVVGAFLFTVPIGETATAEPDFVAAVLVAGVVYPAVFATLGGVVAGVVQSSRATISPQ, from the coding sequence ATGACAGAGACGAACAGCGGCCGGTTCGGTGTTCTCACCGCCGTCGCGGGCGTGCTCGCGGGGACCGTCGCCTACGCGTTCGGGTACGCGCTGACGTACGTGCTCACGAGTTCGGAGATACAGAACTCCAGCGCACAGCAACTGCTGGAGGTTTTCAGCGGCGAGTCGGCCACGTGGAAAGCCGTCGGCTGGGTGTTCTACAACGCGCACTTCGTCGACGCGCAGATTCCCAGCCTGTTCGGCGCGTCCCGCGCGATCAACTTCGTCGCGGAGGTCGAAGCGTTCCCGTCGCTGCTGTACGTCCTCCCGCCGGTACTTCTGCTGCTCGCCGGTGTTGTCGTCGCGCGGATCGGCGGTGTCTCGGACGCCGCAGACGGCGCGAAAGTGGGCGCGTCGGTACTCGCCGGCTACTTCGCGCTCTCGGTCGTCGGCGCGTTCCTCTTTACCGTTCCCATCGGCGAAACGGCCACGGCCGAACCCGACTTCGTCGCCGCCGTCCTCGTCGCGGGTGTCGTCTACCCGGCCGTCTTCGCGACCCTCGGCGGTGTCGTCGCGGGCGTCGTTCAGAGTTCGCGGGCGACCATCTCGCCCCAATGA
- a CDS encoding NYN domain-containing protein yields the protein MELLGRLTDESGRDRGVALFVDGPNILRDEFDVDLDDVRESAEGAGRLVTTRLYLDEHATPGLIQAAEARGYEVIVTSGDVDVKLAVDATRFAIEGSVGTMAIASRDTDFKPVLEMANAQGVRTLAIAPGAHGRSDALRNAATESITLGE from the coding sequence ATGGAGTTGCTCGGACGGCTCACGGACGAGTCGGGGCGCGACAGAGGCGTCGCGCTGTTCGTCGACGGGCCGAACATTCTGCGCGACGAGTTCGACGTCGACTTGGACGACGTGCGGGAGTCGGCGGAAGGGGCGGGGCGTCTCGTCACGACGCGACTGTATCTCGACGAACACGCGACGCCTGGACTGATTCAGGCCGCGGAGGCCCGCGGGTACGAGGTCATCGTCACGAGCGGCGACGTGGACGTGAAACTCGCCGTCGACGCGACGCGCTTCGCCATCGAAGGGAGTGTGGGAACGATGGCGATCGCCTCGCGCGACACGGATTTCAAACCGGTGCTGGAGATGGCGAACGCGCAGGGAGTTCGGACGCTCGCCATCGCGCCGGGGGCGCACGGGCGGTCGGACGCGCTCCGGAACGCGGCCACCGAGAGCATCACCCTCGGCGAGTAG
- a CDS encoding GNAT family N-acetyltransferase, which produces MFPETVETERLRLERLGPDTVDVHDFYAVMSSAEMDEVTRHHTQTRHETPKESADYLDEKAEKWKSGEAAQYVVRPRDGEDGAGEFAGVTGLGFQWEKRTAIMGLWLRKRFWGRGYSGERAAALLHVAFAELDLELASPAHTPENEQSRRAIEKYVDRFGGRYEGILRNWVPAEMTTTGETWDLHRYSIAQTEWCAAVDDETVETPEVQVSYE; this is translated from the coding sequence ATGTTCCCCGAGACGGTCGAGACCGAACGCCTCCGCTTGGAGCGCCTCGGTCCCGACACGGTCGACGTCCACGACTTCTACGCGGTCATGTCGTCAGCGGAGATGGACGAGGTAACTCGTCACCACACGCAGACGAGACACGAGACGCCGAAGGAGAGCGCCGATTACCTCGACGAAAAGGCCGAAAAGTGGAAGAGCGGCGAGGCCGCGCAGTACGTCGTCCGTCCGCGCGACGGCGAGGACGGTGCGGGCGAGTTCGCGGGCGTCACCGGTCTCGGGTTCCAGTGGGAGAAACGGACCGCCATCATGGGCCTGTGGCTCCGCAAGCGCTTCTGGGGTCGCGGTTACTCCGGTGAGCGTGCGGCGGCGCTGTTGCACGTCGCCTTCGCCGAACTGGACCTCGAGCTCGCCTCGCCCGCGCACACGCCGGAGAACGAGCAGTCCAGGCGCGCCATCGAGAAGTACGTCGACCGATTCGGCGGCCGGTACGAAGGAATCCTCAGAAACTGGGTGCCCGCCGAGATGACGACCACGGGAGAGACATGGGATCTCCACCGCTACTCCATTGCGCAGACGGAGTGGTGTGCCGCCGTCGACGACGAGACGGTCGAGACGCCGGAGGTGCAGGTCAGCTATGAGTAG
- a CDS encoding metal-dependent hydrolase, with the protein MPSTVVHLAVGALVAAALLGDEFDRRALTVVLVAAAVPDFDTFFGFVLTGAHRSLLHTLLLPLLFGGALLYDTRLAGRSRLRDRFGGRGVRLGWTALAALTLGGIFPDLFTNGVNVFYPLYDGFYSINGRLHLSNQRGVVQTFVELAPEEPRATTETRHYRTGVDPSSGEEPENVERVFPVVSSGTQLLLVLTSVVVVGARLRENGRRRRHE; encoded by the coding sequence GTGCCATCGACCGTCGTCCACCTCGCCGTCGGCGCGCTCGTCGCGGCCGCACTCCTCGGCGACGAGTTCGACCGCCGCGCGCTGACTGTCGTCCTCGTCGCCGCCGCGGTGCCCGACTTCGACACGTTCTTCGGGTTCGTCCTCACGGGCGCGCACCGCTCGCTGCTCCATACGCTGTTGCTTCCGTTACTTTTCGGCGGGGCACTCCTCTACGACACTCGACTCGCCGGCCGCTCGCGACTCCGCGACCGGTTCGGCGGCCGCGGGGTTCGCCTCGGGTGGACCGCGCTCGCGGCGCTCACGCTCGGCGGCATCTTCCCGGACCTGTTCACCAACGGCGTCAACGTCTTTTATCCCCTGTACGACGGCTTCTACTCGATAAACGGGCGACTCCACCTCTCGAATCAGCGCGGCGTCGTCCAGACGTTCGTCGAACTCGCACCCGAGGAACCGCGGGCGACGACTGAGACGCGCCACTACCGCACCGGGGTCGACCCCTCCTCGGGCGAGGAACCCGAGAACGTCGAGCGCGTCTTTCCGGTCGTCTCCTCGGGGACGCAGTTGCTGTTGGTGCTCACGAGCGTCGTCGTCGTGGGCGCGCGACTTCGCGAGAACGGGCGAAGACGGCGACACGAGTGA